One part of the Pseudomonas sp. MYb118 genome encodes these proteins:
- a CDS encoding gluconokinase, with amino-acid sequence MTHPITALVIMGVAGCGKTCVSEALCELSGATAIEGDTFHPAANIEKMSAGIPLNDDDRAGWLDTLCAELRRVDAAGQRPVLTCSALKHIYRERLRSALPGLGFVFLELTPEVAADRVSHRPGHFMPSTLIDSQFATLESPVGEPLTLALDASNHSVEQLAQQAHAWWLEHGLKRAG; translated from the coding sequence ATGACTCATCCCATCACCGCCCTGGTCATCATGGGCGTCGCCGGTTGCGGCAAGACCTGCGTCAGCGAAGCTCTCTGCGAGCTCAGCGGCGCCACTGCCATTGAAGGCGATACCTTTCACCCTGCCGCCAATATCGAAAAAATGAGCGCGGGCATCCCCCTGAACGACGACGACCGTGCCGGCTGGCTCGACACCCTGTGCGCCGAACTGCGCCGGGTCGATGCCGCAGGCCAGCGTCCGGTGCTGACCTGCTCGGCGCTCAAGCACATTTATCGCGAACGCCTGCGCAGCGCTTTGCCCGGCCTGGGCTTCGTGTTCCTCGAACTGACCCCTGAGGTGGCCGCTGACCGCGTCTCCCATCGGCCGGGTCATTTCATGCCCTCGACCCTGATCGACAGCCAGTTTGCCACCCTCGAATCACCGGTGGGCGAGCCGCTGACCCTGGCGCTGGACGCCTCCAACCACAGCGTCGAGCAGTTGGCACAACAGGCGCATGCCTGGTGGCTGGAGCACGGCCTGAAACGCGCCGGTTGA
- a CDS encoding methyl-accepting chemotaxis protein, which yields MFNLHHKADLLEIERFSCALGEANAKLAAICRSMAMIEFTPDGFVIEANDNFCAAMGYSAEEVRGKHHRIFCEESFYRSEEYARLWRDLARGEPVSGTFPRLDKSGREVWLEASYMPVFGADRQVKSVIKVASDISERVHEEHENKSMLAAIGRSMAVIEFTPDGRVITANDNFLNATHYSLGEIVGQHHSLFCHRAEAESTGYKAFWASLNRGEYHSHRFERKDKHGRTIFLEASYNPLFDTKGRLYKVVKFASDITHQMTTLQTAAESAHSTSVQNDACAQKGSQVVQQTVQIIQDISRDLNQAALSIDAVSKQSDIIGTIVQTIRGIADQTNLLALNAAIEAARAGEHGRGFAVVADEVRSLAARTSQATVEIVDVVRKNHDLSVSAVSSMQSSLSRTGLGVELANEAGEVILEIQQGSRHVVDAISQFNSTLQLN from the coding sequence ATGTTCAATCTGCATCACAAGGCTGACCTGCTGGAAATCGAACGTTTCAGCTGTGCGCTGGGCGAGGCCAACGCCAAACTGGCGGCCATCTGCCGTTCCATGGCGATGATCGAGTTCACCCCGGACGGCTTCGTCATCGAAGCCAACGATAATTTTTGCGCAGCCATGGGTTACAGCGCCGAAGAGGTGCGCGGCAAACATCACCGGATCTTTTGTGAAGAGTCGTTCTACCGCAGCGAAGAATACGCCAGGCTGTGGCGCGACCTGGCCCGTGGCGAACCGGTCAGCGGCACGTTCCCGCGCCTGGACAAGAGCGGCCGGGAAGTGTGGCTCGAAGCCAGTTACATGCCGGTGTTCGGCGCGGATCGTCAGGTAAAAAGTGTGATCAAGGTGGCCTCCGACATTTCCGAACGGGTGCACGAGGAACACGAGAACAAAAGCATGCTGGCGGCCATCGGCCGGTCCATGGCGGTGATCGAATTCACCCCGGATGGTCGCGTGATCACCGCCAATGACAACTTCCTCAACGCCACGCACTACTCGCTGGGCGAGATCGTCGGCCAGCACCACAGCCTGTTCTGCCACCGTGCTGAAGCGGAATCCACCGGTTACAAGGCGTTCTGGGCGTCACTCAATCGCGGCGAGTATCACTCGCACCGTTTCGAGCGCAAGGACAAGCACGGTCGCACCATCTTCCTCGAAGCGTCCTACAACCCGCTGTTCGACACCAAGGGGCGTCTGTACAAGGTGGTGAAGTTCGCCAGCGACATTACCCATCAAATGACCACCCTGCAAACCGCCGCCGAGTCGGCCCACAGCACCTCGGTGCAAAACGACGCCTGTGCGCAGAAGGGTTCGCAGGTGGTGCAGCAGACGGTGCAGATCATCCAGGACATTTCCCGCGACCTGAACCAGGCGGCGCTGAGCATCGACGCGGTGAGCAAGCAGTCGGACATCATCGGTACCATCGTCCAGACCATTCGCGGCATTGCCGACCAGACCAACCTGCTGGCGCTCAACGCGGCCATCGAAGCGGCGCGCGCCGGGGAACACGGGCGCGGGTTCGCGGTAGTGGCCGATGAAGTACGCAGCCTCGCCGCCCGCACCAGCCAGGCTACGGTGGAGATCGTCGATGTGGTACGCAAGAACCACGACCTGTCGGTGAGTGCGGTGTCGAGCATGCAGTCGAGCCTGAGCCGAACCGGGCTTGGGGTCGAGTTAGCGAATGAGGCGGGGGAGGTGATCCTGGAGATCCAGCAGGGCTCACGGCATGTGGTGGATGCGATCAGCCAGTTCAATTCGACATTGCAGTTGAATTGA
- the alaC gene encoding alanine transaminase codes for MAEQGSPRRFARIDRLPPYVFNITAELKMAARRRGEDIIDLSMGNPDGATPPHIVEKLVTVAQREDTHGYSTSKGIPRLRRAISNWYKERYEVEIDPESEAIVTIGSKEGLAHLMLATLDQGDTVLVPNPSYPIHIYGAVIAGAQVRSVPLVPGVDFFAELERAIRGSIPKPKMMILGFPSNPTAQCVELDFFERVIALAKQYDVLVVHDLAYADIVYDGWKAPSIMQVPGAKDIAVEFFTLSKSYNMAGWRIGFMVGNPELVNALARIKSYHDYGTFTPLQVAAIAALEGDQQCVRDIAEQYRQRRNVLVKGLHELGWMVENPKASMYVWAKIPEAYAHLGSLEFAKKLLAEAKVCVSPGVGFGEYGDDHVRFALIENQDRIRQAVRGIRGMFRADGLVQKTS; via the coding sequence ATGGCCGAACAAGGTTCGCCGCGCCGCTTTGCGCGCATAGATCGACTCCCCCCTTACGTTTTCAATATCACTGCCGAGCTGAAGATGGCCGCCCGTCGTCGTGGTGAAGACATCATCGACTTGAGCATGGGCAACCCCGACGGCGCCACCCCGCCGCATATCGTCGAGAAACTGGTGACCGTCGCCCAGCGCGAAGACACCCACGGCTACTCGACGTCCAAGGGTATTCCGCGTCTGCGCCGGGCGATTTCCAACTGGTACAAGGAACGCTACGAGGTCGAGATCGACCCCGAGAGCGAAGCCATTGTCACCATCGGTTCCAAGGAAGGCCTGGCGCACCTGATGCTGGCGACCCTGGACCAGGGCGACACCGTGCTGGTGCCCAACCCGAGCTACCCGATTCACATCTACGGCGCGGTAATCGCCGGTGCCCAGGTGCGTTCGGTGCCGCTGGTGCCGGGTGTGGATTTCTTCGCCGAACTGGAGCGAGCGATTCGCGGTTCGATTCCAAAGCCGAAGATGATGATCCTCGGCTTCCCGTCCAACCCCACCGCGCAGTGCGTGGAGCTGGATTTCTTCGAACGCGTGATCGCCCTGGCCAAGCAGTATGACGTCCTGGTGGTCCACGACCTGGCTTACGCCGACATCGTCTACGACGGCTGGAAAGCCCCGTCGATCATGCAAGTGCCGGGTGCCAAGGATATCGCGGTGGAGTTCTTCACCCTGTCCAAGAGCTACAACATGGCGGGCTGGCGCATCGGCTTCATGGTCGGTAACCCGGAGCTGGTCAACGCCCTGGCGCGGATCAAGAGCTACCACGACTACGGCACCTTCACCCCGCTGCAAGTGGCCGCCATTGCCGCCCTGGAAGGCGACCAGCAATGCGTGCGCGACATCGCCGAGCAATACCGGCAGCGGCGCAACGTGCTGGTCAAGGGCCTGCATGAGCTGGGCTGGATGGTCGAAAACCCGAAAGCCTCGATGTACGTCTGGGCCAAGATCCCCGAGGCCTATGCGCACCTGGGCTCGCTGGAGTTCGCCAAGAAGCTGCTGGCCGAGGCCAAGGTCTGCGTCTCGCCGGGCGTGGGTTTCGGTGAGTACGGCGACGACCACGTGCGCTTCGCCCTAATCGAGAACCAGGACCGAATCCGCCAGGCTGTGCGGGGGATTCGCGGGATGTTTCGGGCGGATGGGTTGGTGCAGAAAACCAGCTGA
- a CDS encoding GntP family permease has product MFGMSHETFLLLDAVVTVIGLIVLITKFKFHPFIALIIAAAFLGLTSGMPIGTIIKAFQDGFGGVLGFVGIILALGTMLGKMMAESGGADQIAQTLIRAFGKEKVQWAMMFAAFLVGIPLFFEIGFVLLIPLVFIVARRTGVSIIKIGIPLLAGLSAVHGLVPPHPGPLLAIGVFGADIGKTILYGLIVALPTAIIAGPIFGTFIAKHIPGHPNQELVDQLARETDSANLPSFGITLVTVLSPVFLMLLKTFADVVLPDGNFFRTFMDLIGHPISALLLALLLSLYTFGYKQGIGSQQMLKWLDASLAPTAAIILIIGAGGGFKQMLVTSGVGDVIGHMAVAAQISPILLAWLVAAVIRIATGSATVATITGAGIVVPVVGMIPGVNRELLVLATGAGSLILSHVNDAGFWLVKQYFNMTVAETFKTWTAMETILSVVGLGFILLLSLFV; this is encoded by the coding sequence ATGTTTGGCATGTCCCACGAAACCTTCCTGCTGCTCGATGCAGTGGTGACGGTGATCGGGCTTATCGTCCTGATCACCAAGTTCAAGTTCCACCCCTTCATTGCCCTGATCATCGCCGCCGCTTTCCTCGGGCTGACCTCCGGCATGCCGATCGGCACCATCATCAAGGCGTTCCAGGACGGCTTCGGTGGCGTGCTCGGTTTCGTCGGCATCATCCTCGCGCTGGGCACCATGCTCGGCAAGATGATGGCCGAGTCCGGTGGGGCGGACCAGATCGCGCAGACGCTGATCCGCGCCTTCGGCAAGGAAAAAGTGCAGTGGGCGATGATGTTCGCCGCGTTCCTGGTGGGCATCCCGCTGTTCTTCGAAATCGGTTTCGTGTTGCTGATTCCGCTGGTGTTCATCGTCGCCCGGCGCACCGGCGTGTCGATCATCAAGATCGGTATCCCGCTGCTGGCCGGCCTGTCGGCGGTACACGGCCTGGTGCCTCCGCACCCGGGCCCGCTGCTGGCCATCGGCGTGTTCGGTGCCGACATCGGCAAGACCATCCTCTACGGCCTGATCGTCGCACTGCCGACCGCCATCATTGCCGGCCCGATCTTCGGTACCTTCATTGCCAAGCACATTCCCGGTCACCCGAACCAGGAACTGGTGGACCAACTGGCCCGCGAGACCGACTCGGCCAACCTGCCAAGCTTCGGCATTACCCTGGTCACCGTGCTGTCGCCGGTGTTCCTGATGCTGCTCAAGACTTTTGCCGACGTGGTGCTGCCCGACGGCAACTTCTTCCGCACCTTCATGGACCTGATCGGTCACCCGATCTCGGCACTGCTGCTGGCCTTGCTGCTGTCGCTGTACACCTTCGGCTACAAGCAGGGCATCGGTTCGCAACAGATGCTCAAGTGGCTGGATGCCAGCCTGGCGCCGACCGCCGCAATCATCCTGATCATCGGTGCCGGTGGTGGCTTCAAGCAGATGCTGGTAACCAGCGGCGTGGGTGACGTGATCGGCCACATGGCCGTGGCGGCGCAGATCTCGCCGATCCTGCTGGCGTGGCTGGTGGCCGCGGTGATTCGCATTGCCACCGGTTCCGCTACCGTGGCGACCATTACCGGCGCGGGCATCGTGGTGCCGGTGGTGGGGATGATCCCGGGCGTCAACCGCGAGCTGCTGGTGCTGGCCACCGGTGCCGGTTCCCTGATCCTGTCCCACGTGAACGACGCCGGTTTCTGGCTGGTCAAGCAGTACTTCAACATGACCGTGGCCGAAACCTTCAAGACCTGGACCGCGATGGAAACCATCCTGTCGGTGGTGGGCCTGGGCTTTATCCTGTTGTTGTCGCTGTTCGTCTAA
- a CDS encoding LacI family DNA-binding transcriptional regulator has protein sequence MTSPKNDKNTRTTGRPTLNEVARLAGVSPITASRALRGVSTVATELVEKVQKAAQELNYVVNPAARALASAQSHSVVVLVPSLSNLLFIDTLEAIHQVLRPKGFEVLIGNFHYSRDEEENLLRNYMAYQPRGLLLTGFDRTESSRRMIEASNIPCVYMMELDSAAGLNCVGFSQLAAGETAAQHLLSRGRKRLAYIGAQLDQRTLLRGEGFRKALQAAGRYDPDLEVLTPRASSVGLGGELFLQLIASHPDVDAIFFGNDDLAQGALLEAMRCGIKIPEQVAILGFNDLPMSAHMVPRLSSINTPREAIGRRAAEQMLTLMAGNTVARPVQDMGFELMVREST, from the coding sequence ATGACCTCCCCTAAAAACGATAAAAATACTCGAACCACTGGCCGTCCGACCCTCAATGAAGTGGCCCGACTGGCCGGCGTCAGCCCGATCACCGCTTCGCGCGCGTTGCGCGGGGTCAGCACGGTCGCCACTGAGCTGGTGGAAAAAGTGCAGAAAGCCGCGCAGGAGCTCAACTACGTGGTCAACCCCGCCGCCCGCGCCCTGGCCTCGGCCCAGAGCCATTCGGTGGTGGTGCTGGTGCCGTCGTTGTCCAACCTTCTGTTCATCGACACCCTGGAAGCCATTCATCAGGTTTTGCGCCCCAAGGGCTTCGAAGTGCTGATCGGCAACTTCCACTACTCGCGTGATGAAGAAGAAAACCTGTTGCGCAACTACATGGCCTACCAGCCGCGCGGCCTGTTGCTGACCGGCTTCGATCGCACCGAGAGCTCAAGGCGGATGATCGAAGCGAGCAACATTCCCTGCGTCTACATGATGGAGCTGGACAGCGCCGCCGGGCTCAATTGCGTCGGCTTCTCGCAATTGGCGGCCGGCGAAACGGCGGCTCAGCACCTGCTGTCCCGTGGGCGCAAGCGCCTAGCCTACATTGGCGCGCAACTCGACCAACGCACCCTGCTGCGTGGCGAAGGCTTTCGCAAGGCGTTGCAAGCGGCCGGTCGTTACGACCCCGACTTGGAAGTGCTGACCCCGCGCGCCTCCTCCGTAGGTTTGGGCGGTGAACTGTTCCTGCAACTGATCGCCAGCCATCCGGATGTCGATGCGATCTTCTTCGGTAACGACGACCTGGCCCAGGGCGCGCTGCTGGAAGCGATGCGCTGCGGCATCAAGATCCCCGAGCAGGTGGCGATCCTGGGTTTCAACGACCTGCCGATGTCGGCGCACATGGTCCCGCGCCTGAGCAGCATCAACACCCCGCGTGAAGCCATTGGTCGCCGGGCTGCCGAGCAAATGCTGACCCTGATGGCCGGCAACACCGTGGCCCGGCCCGTGCAGGACATGGGCTTCGAATTGATGGTGCGGGAAAGCACCTGA
- the gstA gene encoding glutathione transferase GstA, protein MKLYYAPQACSLAPHIVLRELELPFELIRVDNRSKRTADGADFLTINPKGYVAALQLDNAQVLTEGPAILQYLADLRPEAHLAPTTGTFERVRLQEWLNFVSTEIHGGLGWLFNERFAEEVKTQIKEKLFKRFAVLCQTLERQDYLLASGFSVADAYLFTVLRWAAGFAIDLQRWPALAKFQARIGQRPSVSAALAAELA, encoded by the coding sequence ATGAAGCTGTATTACGCCCCCCAGGCCTGTTCGCTGGCGCCGCACATTGTGTTGCGCGAACTCGAGCTGCCTTTCGAACTGATCCGCGTCGACAACCGCAGCAAACGAACCGCCGACGGTGCCGACTTCCTCACCATCAACCCCAAGGGCTACGTAGCAGCGTTACAACTGGACAACGCCCAGGTGCTGACCGAAGGCCCGGCGATCCTGCAATACCTGGCGGACCTGCGCCCCGAAGCCCACCTGGCGCCGACAACCGGAACGTTCGAACGGGTGCGCTTGCAGGAGTGGCTGAACTTCGTCTCGACGGAGATCCATGGCGGGCTGGGCTGGCTGTTCAACGAGCGATTTGCCGAGGAGGTAAAAACGCAGATCAAAGAGAAACTGTTCAAGCGCTTTGCCGTGTTGTGCCAGACCCTGGAGCGCCAGGATTATCTGCTGGCGAGCGGCTTCAGCGTGGCTGACGCGTACCTGTTCACGGTGCTGCGCTGGGCAGCGGGGTTTGCCATCGACCTGCAGCGGTGGCCGGCGCTGGCGAAATTTCAGGCGCGAATCGGCCAGCGCCCATCGGTCAGTGCAGCGTTGGCCGCGGAGCTGGCGTGA
- a CDS encoding LysE family translocator: MEFSSGFLLSLSLCLDIGVANIAMITLAMQRGYFQGFALGLGTCVGDLIYAVLALAGMTVLLQYETVRWVLWIGGSVLLVYFAAKMIYSAIHHEALLAETAEVGHNSHRKEFFRGIFLAMSSPSAILWFAAVGGTLIARSGGGGPLSSALFLGGFLCAGLLWSAGLCFAASHGGKLLGDKLLRYSYLASAAIFCYFAVYVILSGYNEFVGTAAVEALHSL; encoded by the coding sequence ATGGAATTTAGCAGCGGCTTCCTGCTGAGCCTTTCCCTGTGCCTGGACATTGGCGTGGCCAACATCGCCATGATCACCCTGGCCATGCAGCGCGGCTATTTTCAAGGCTTTGCCCTGGGCCTGGGCACCTGCGTGGGCGACCTGATCTACGCGGTGCTGGCGCTGGCCGGCATGACGGTTTTGCTGCAATACGAAACCGTGCGCTGGGTGCTGTGGATCGGTGGCTCGGTGCTGCTGGTGTACTTTGCGGCGAAGATGATCTATTCGGCGATTCACCACGAGGCACTGCTGGCCGAGACCGCCGAAGTGGGGCACAACTCCCATCGCAAGGAGTTCTTTCGCGGGATCTTCCTGGCCATGTCGTCCCCCAGCGCGATCCTCTGGTTCGCGGCGGTCGGTGGCACCCTGATTGCCCGTTCCGGTGGCGGTGGGCCGCTCAGTTCGGCGCTGTTCCTCGGCGGTTTCCTCTGTGCCGGGCTGTTGTGGTCGGCCGGCCTATGCTTCGCGGCGAGCCATGGCGGCAAGTTGCTGGGCGACAAGCTGCTGCGTTACTCGTACCTGGCATCGGCGGCGATCTTCTGTTATTTCGCGGTGTACGTGATCCTATCGGGGTACAACGAGTTTGTCGGCACCGCGGCCGTGGAGGCGTTGCACAGCCTCTGA
- a CDS encoding LysR family transcriptional regulator, which translates to MMNLMHWRMVVAVADTGNITRAAERVGMTQSAASQALALIEQTLGVQLFSRENRQTLPTAVGLSVIEQARSMLGALESIRSTVDAAKGVQRGTIRLASFPMVLATFLPPLLREFNRLYPGIEVVALEVSDDEVDSLLTAGLVDVGVVLNPPPERNAGRLGCDAWMAVVPTGHDLARRSTEEGVTLAELAQQPFVLATGGCSTNARSLARDAGLQLDDVRVEVREWNSAFTLVRENIGVTLVPEMTLPKQLQGLRVMPLKPRIDREFALVVAPGKPPSAAVEALLAMLATR; encoded by the coding sequence ATGATGAACCTGATGCACTGGCGAATGGTTGTGGCCGTGGCGGACACCGGCAACATCACCCGCGCCGCCGAGCGCGTGGGCATGACGCAATCGGCCGCCAGCCAGGCGCTGGCGTTGATCGAGCAGACCCTGGGCGTGCAATTGTTCAGCCGGGAAAACCGCCAGACCCTGCCCACGGCCGTCGGCCTGTCGGTGATCGAGCAGGCGCGCAGCATGCTCGGCGCTCTGGAGAGCATCCGCAGCACCGTCGATGCGGCCAAGGGCGTGCAGCGCGGCACGATCCGCCTGGCCAGTTTCCCCATGGTGCTGGCGACGTTCCTGCCGCCCTTGCTGCGCGAGTTCAACCGGCTTTATCCGGGAATCGAGGTGGTGGCACTGGAGGTCAGCGACGACGAAGTGGACAGTCTGCTGACCGCCGGCCTGGTGGATGTCGGCGTGGTGTTGAACCCGCCGCCCGAGCGCAATGCTGGCCGCCTGGGCTGTGATGCCTGGATGGCCGTCGTGCCCACCGGCCATGACCTGGCGCGGCGCTCGACGGAAGAGGGCGTCACGCTTGCGGAACTGGCGCAACAGCCCTTTGTACTGGCCACGGGTGGCTGCTCGACCAACGCCCGCAGCCTGGCCCGCGATGCCGGCCTGCAGCTCGACGACGTGCGGGTCGAGGTGCGCGAATGGAACAGCGCCTTCACCTTGGTGCGGGAGAACATCGGCGTGACCCTGGTGCCGGAGATGACCCTGCCCAAGCAGCTCCAGGGGCTGCGGGTGATGCCGCTCAAGCCGCGCATCGACCGTGAATTCGCCCTGGTGGTGGCGCCAGGCAAGCCACCTTCGGCAGCCGTCGAGGCGTTGTTGGCGATGCTGGCGACTCGCTGA
- a CDS encoding glutathione S-transferase family protein codes for MEHALKILGKASSINVRKVLWTCDELGISYEREDWGSGFASTHSPEFLRLNPNAQVPVIIDEAGVLWESNTICRYLAGKHHNSELLPTDPAARAQVEKWMDWQATDLNGSWSYAFTALVRKDPEFQDPQRIAHGLRGWNQKMAILEHQLASTQAFVVGAHFTLADIVIGLSINRWLMTPMERPDFPAIDEYFQRLAQRPGFLKHVCNGLP; via the coding sequence ATGGAACATGCACTGAAGATTCTTGGCAAAGCCTCGTCCATCAACGTCAGGAAAGTCCTGTGGACCTGCGACGAGCTGGGCATCAGCTATGAGCGCGAGGACTGGGGCAGCGGGTTCGCCTCGACCCACAGCCCGGAATTCTTGCGCCTGAACCCCAACGCGCAAGTGCCAGTGATCATCGACGAGGCCGGGGTGTTGTGGGAGTCCAACACCATCTGCCGCTACCTGGCCGGCAAACACCACAACAGCGAGTTGCTGCCGACGGATCCGGCGGCGCGGGCCCAGGTGGAAAAGTGGATGGACTGGCAGGCCACCGACCTCAACGGTTCGTGGAGCTACGCCTTTACCGCGCTGGTGCGCAAGGACCCGGAGTTCCAGGACCCGCAGCGCATTGCCCACGGCCTGCGCGGCTGGAACCAGAAAATGGCGATCCTCGAACATCAGTTGGCGAGCACCCAGGCGTTTGTGGTCGGCGCGCACTTCACCCTCGCCGATATCGTCATCGGGCTGTCGATCAATCGCTGGTTGATGACGCCGATGGAGCGCCCTGACTTTCCGGCCATCGACGAGTATTTCCAGCGACTGGCGCAACGCCCCGGTTTTCTCAAACACGTCTGCAACGGCCTGCCCTGA
- a CDS encoding ABC transporter substrate-binding protein: MKTIKSLLGSSLLALSLVAGQASAAEKTAPIHFGDITWESGSLITEVLRLIVEKGYGYPTDTLPGSTVSLEAALAKNDIQVIGEEWAGRSPAWVKAAAEGKVFGLGDTVKGATEGWWVPEYVIKGDPERGIKPLAPELKSVADLARYKDVFRDPEDPSRGRFLNSPTGWTSEIVNSQKLKAYDLTTSFVNFRTGSGAALDAEVASSIRRGKPVLFYYWSPTPLLGRYKLVKLDEPPFDAEAWKTLSDANHPHPKGTRSMPASLAIGVSAPFKAQYPELVTFFEKVDFPIDLLNQTLAQMAEKRQPPRQVAQAFLRDQPQVWKGWVPGEVAAKVSASL; this comes from the coding sequence ATGAAAACCATCAAAAGTCTGCTCGGCAGTTCGCTGCTGGCCCTGAGCCTGGTGGCCGGCCAGGCATCCGCCGCGGAAAAAACGGCGCCGATTCACTTTGGCGACATCACCTGGGAAAGTGGCAGCCTGATCACCGAGGTCCTGCGCCTGATCGTCGAAAAAGGTTATGGCTACCCCACTGACACCTTGCCTGGCAGCACCGTCAGCCTCGAAGCGGCGCTGGCCAAAAACGATATTCAGGTGATCGGTGAAGAGTGGGCCGGGCGCAGTCCGGCCTGGGTCAAGGCGGCCGCCGAAGGCAAGGTGTTTGGCCTGGGCGACACGGTCAAAGGTGCCACCGAAGGTTGGTGGGTGCCGGAATACGTGATCAAGGGTGACCCGGAGCGCGGGATCAAGCCGCTGGCGCCGGAGTTGAAGTCGGTGGCCGACCTGGCGCGCTACAAGGACGTGTTCCGCGACCCCGAGGATCCCAGCCGTGGACGCTTCCTCAATAGCCCGACCGGCTGGACCTCGGAAATCGTCAACAGCCAGAAGCTCAAGGCCTATGACCTGACCACCAGCTTCGTCAACTTCCGCACCGGCTCTGGCGCGGCGCTGGACGCCGAAGTTGCGTCGTCGATCCGGCGAGGCAAGCCGGTGCTGTTCTACTACTGGTCGCCGACACCGCTGTTGGGCCGCTACAAACTGGTGAAGCTCGACGAACCGCCGTTCGATGCCGAAGCCTGGAAGACCCTGTCCGATGCCAATCACCCGCACCCCAAGGGCACGCGCTCGATGCCGGCGAGCCTGGCCATCGGCGTGTCCGCACCGTTCAAGGCGCAGTATCCGGAACTGGTGACGTTCTTCGAGAAAGTCGATTTCCCCATTGATCTGCTGAACCAGACACTGGCGCAGATGGCCGAGAAGCGTCAGCCACCACGCCAGGTCGCACAGGCCTTCTTGCGCGACCAGCCGCAGGTGTGGAAAGGCTGGGTGCCGGGCGAGGTGGCGGCGAAGGTGAGTGCCAGCCTCTAA